The Pseudoliparis swirei isolate HS2019 ecotype Mariana Trench chromosome 17, NWPU_hadal_v1, whole genome shotgun sequence sequence TCACGCGCCTGTTTGTCTTTTCAATGAGGCGCATGCAGGCTAATAGACTTGTTGTAACCTCCCACCATGTGTGTATATCGGCCCTTCATGCGTCTCTCTCCGGCTAGTCCAAATAATTTCTACCCGGCTTGTCGGGACAGCAGCCGGAGTCGTGAAGTCTCTGCAGTCACGTGATCGAGACAGAActgacgagtgtgtgtgtctctctctctctctctctcgctctctctctctctgtgtgtgtgtgtgtgtgtgtgtgtgtgtgtgtgtgtgtgtgtgtgtgtgtgagcgtctcTCCGTGTGTAGTTAGAGGGGTGTCCCTCctccacattgtgtgtgtgctgcttgcCATGCTTTAGACGCGGGAGCGCAGGGGGAgaggcgagagcgagagaggtaaCGCCGGTTCTCTCACCGGGCCACCTGTCCTTTCAGTCTTACCTCGGGTCCCCGTCGGTTCTTCCTCGTCTTTTTGAGCCCACCTTCCTGCGGTCGGCTTGTTTttgctggtttaaaaaaaaagagagagaaagagagagagagagagcgcataTCATTCTGTGAGGTTTCATGCGGATCTGGTCTGCCAGGAGGAGGACCGCGCTTCTGTTTTGCACTGGGTTTtgatcatcttttttttctttctttcttcttttccttttttctttcggGTGCTCTATTTGGACAGCATAGGACAGTCGAGCAGAGCTTGGATGAGCCGCTTCGCTGAAATCCCGAGATGGAGTTGCTGCTGATCTGCCTTTCCTTGTGGATATTGCAATGCAATTTGACCAAAGCGGACTCCATCATACACATCGGTAAGCGTCCGATAAAACAACATGCTGCTGGGCTAGACATGGTGTCAAAGGCAAAGCGCGCGGGGGTAAAGCTCAGCCCGCACATACTGCGTTGATCACAGGGTTTTGGAGAGAGGGCGGGATACACAGTCTATTCAGCTTCCATCCTGTGTTTCAGCCACACTTTGACTCTCAGGCGAGTTTAAAAGTTGTCGTTTTGTACACGACCACACCGCTGTCCTTTACTGCCACGGCTTTTTTCTTATTATCTATTGCAGTTATTTATTGATAAGCCCTTTTTTTCTGCAGACATTGCTTCTAACCCCTGTAAATCGTAAATTGTGTATTCAAAACACGGACGACAGTGAGAGGCTCGGTGTCCTACAGACGCTTTGACGACATTAATGTCCAATAGCCAAACGACTGAGGCTTTTTAAGACAGAGCTGCCTCTTCTCTGTTCCCGACAAGCCTCAACTTTCACCGGAACGTGACTgcaatgtcaaaaaaaaaaaggcaggcatgggaggaggggaggtgggaAGGGGGGGCGGAGTGGAGTTTCGTTTTGAGATGCAAGACGCATAGAGCCTCTTTGTTCTCAAACTTCAAACCAGAgctgcttttttctctccatgatgatgatgatgatgatgaggggcGGCGAGTAGTGATTTAAACTCATCACGACGTGCAAATGAATCTGATCCGTTTGTCCCTGAacattgcattacatttttacagttttgaattcacactcacacatgacgAATTGCTTTTTGCTTATGTCCCCCTGTCACGCGCACGTACCGCGTTGCCACTTATCATTACTGGCGTTGCAATCTCAGataaaaatgtcaatgtcaCTGTGAACACATCCAGTCTCAGTGCTCCTCCGCtgatgctgcagctgctgctgctgctggtgctgctgctgctgctgctggtgttcACAGTTTACTGCAACAGTCTGGCGAGCAGCAGGTGCTCAGTCACCGGCGTAATACAGAGGTGGGACTCCATCCAGATAATATTAGCTTATGTCCCGCATAACCTTTTTCTGTGATATATGTGCGTCCCATCATAGCAGCTGATGCCATAAACAGATGAagaaggggggggagtgagggggcGGGCGGAGGGGGAGTCAGGGACAGTTAAGCTTCAGTATGCCTCCCCCAGGCCTATATTGTTTATTGTGGAGCGTCATTTATTTCCCAAGTTTGGCTACTTTATTCATCAATTAGCAGAGTTTGTGTGACGTGGCAGTGTCGCTCTCCACGGTGCTGAAATCTCACTCAGGCGCACATGTTGCGCAACTTCAGGGCGAAATAAACCACACAAAACGCGATCGTCACAACAATCATGCATCACTTTACGGCGCTTTATACAATAGACCGCCATAAATACATCTAACTATTTTAGTCTGAAATGGCAATGTCCGTAATGAAAGCACTTCACACCTCACCGCCTTTTCTCTCCAAGTTACTCGAGTGTTCTATTCAACAGGTGCCATTTTCGAGGAGAACTCTGCGAGAGATGACGAGATTTTCCAACTTGCCATCTCAGATCTGAGTCTGAACGATGACCTTCTGCAGAGTGAGAAAATCACCCACTCAGTGAAACTCATCGAGGCTAACAACCCTTTCCAGGCTGTGCAGGAAGGTAAGAgtggttgcccccccccccccaaaaccccccagaTAATTTCTTGCCCCTTCTATCTGATTATTCGGGTCCGCAGGCGCATCAGGAGAAAACGCTGCGCATGAAGTCCGATGCGTTCAAGATTGCCTTGATTTTGCACGTTTTTTGTCAGCTGTAAGCTGATTGCTGTTCATTTCACATGTTGATCAGGCACTCGCTCAGTGTTGATGCtccgtgtgtgtaggtgtgtgcgcgTGGCACCACTTGCGCCAAAGCAAGGTGTCTTCTGTGGTTGAAAAGCTAGGTGGAAGCATTGAGTTAGAGCACAGCAGCTAAGGATTGTATGTTAtctaagaataaaaataattttaaattaatcaaatgttATGCCAGAGACCAAACACTCCACTTCTGTAATAGCATGAGAGTGAAACATATTTCCATCTTTTATATCTCTTTGAAGGATgagcaccacatgttgtttgtgcaCATTTCTCACCCTTAATATGTTTTTCGTTGGAATATTTTtgttaggactgagtggtgtctgaacccaaaatgcagtactccgaaggcagggaatgaggtaatgcctaacgaggcgttttaatgtccaacaaggcaaaatagatgtatatctctatatatctataaatctacctgaatacataaaactcacaggctgttgttaagcatacgtattcaggtagatctataagatataaaatatacttaggggcattcggaagagtagtcagagtccaggcagggggtcgtggcacggcaggtctggagtgaaaaaaaggtgtcagaagaaaatgcagcaaagtactgaaaacagctctacaacgtacggacagcaacaatgtagctcaaagcctctcctggtacttgccaggtgagtctatgggatgatctggcgaggagcaggagtgaagaccgggttcttgtagtctctggagttgattctaattgagagcaggtgtgcagtgccaacgcccagtcagctcgtcaccagggaggaaggctcagatgagcctgagtgagcgtgtggacggcgcagtggatagcgcacaggaactccagccgcagaacgcagaggtggcgggttcgaaccccgtggcgggttcgaaaccgtaacagGACCCCCCCCT is a genomic window containing:
- the LOC130207291 gene encoding glutamate receptor ionotropic, delta-1-like; the encoded protein is MELLLICLSLWILQCNLTKADSIIHIGAIFEENSARDDEIFQLAISDLSLNDDLLQSEKITHSVKLIEANNPFQAVQEGKRL